The Vidua chalybeata isolate OUT-0048 chromosome 30, bVidCha1 merged haplotype, whole genome shotgun sequence genomic interval TGAACTTCTCGAAGGGCTCTGCCGGCCGCAGGGGAGTGTCCCTGGCACCGTAGGACGGCGACACCATGCCCTTCATCTGCTGCCCGCCGTACTTGCCGCCGTGCTCTTCGGCGCTCCCGGCTCCCGCCGGCCGCTTCCCGGCCTTGAAGGCCACCTGGGGGGACTCGCCGCTGCTGCTGAAGCCGTTGCCCCGGCACTCGCCGTTGTCCGACAGGGGGTAGGGGGACTTTGGCTGCTCGTAGCTGTATTTCCTGTACCTGCCCTCCCCGTCATCCTCCCCGCCGATGTCGAACGCCTTCCTCTTCAGCGTGCCCGCCGCCTCGGTGCCCAGCGGCGGCACGGCCAGGGCGCCCAGCCCCGCGCCCTGGTAGCCATAGCCGGGGACCCCCGGCGGGCGGGCggagggcggcggggccgggatgGGGGTGGGCGCGGCGATGCCCGAGGGCAGGTAGGAGGCAGAGGGGTGGGGCGGGTGGATGCCCCCGTAGCCCGGCTGGGGCGGGTAGCTGCCGCTGGCATAGTTGTACATGGGGCCCGAGGAGCCGTAGCCCGGCACCAGGGCGGGCGAGGCGTGcggaggctgcaggagccctgagCTGTGGAGGCCGGGGGGGTGCGAGGTGGGCAGCGCCGCCGCTGGCTGGGCGCAGTAGCCGGAGGGCAAGTAGGCGCCGCCGTAGCCTGAGGGGTACTCCTGAGACGCCCCGAGCGCCCCGGAGCCGGCAGCGGCCGCCCCGCAGGAGTTCCCGGCGTACACGGGGTCGCTGAGGTTGGCCGACACCACCGGCGAGCCGCCCAGCCCGATGGCCCCGCTGCCCGCAGGGACGGCGGGTGGCACCACGGCCTTGGCACCCGCCAGGCCATCGTGGATGGGGGTCAGGGGGTAGCTGCCGTCAGAGCCGTGCGCCCCCGGCCAGGGCTCGCCGTCCCCCTTCTGCCCGTTAACGGGGCCGAAGGCGCCATCCCCGTAGGCGCCGAGCGCCGGGCGCTCGTAGGGCGCGTCCAGCACCCCCGAGTACTTCTCGGCGTACCTCTTGAGGAGGTTGGAGGCCGTCAGCGCCGAGATGTCGTCGTTGGCCCAGGCGTAGTTGAAGCGCTGGCGGGTGCTGGGGTACAGCTCGGACTTGTGGGCCGGCGAGGAGGTCGTGGAGGAGACGTCCAGGTGCTGCTCCGGCCACTGGTTCAGGGACTGGGCATGCTCTGGTGACCAGTGCATCTTCGACAGACCTGTGGGGACGGGACAGCGCAGGTGAGCGCGGCGCAGCAGGAGCCG includes:
- the FIGNL2 gene encoding fidgetin-like protein 2 yields the protein MSGERSLQKGLSKMHWSPEHAQSLNQWPEQHLDVSSTTSSPAHKSELYPSTRQRFNYAWANDDISALTASNLLKRYAEKYSGVLDAPYERPALGAYGDGAFGPVNGQKGDGEPWPGAHGSDGSYPLTPIHDGLAGAKAVVPPAVPAGSGAIGLGGSPVVSANLSDPVYAGNSCGAAAAGSGALGASQEYPSGYGGAYLPSGYCAQPAAALPTSHPPGLHSSGLLQPPHASPALVPGYGSSGPMYNYASGSYPPQPGYGGIHPPHPSASYLPSGIAAPTPIPAPPPSARPPGVPGYGYQGAGLGALAVPPLGTEAAGTLKRKAFDIGGEDDGEGRYRKYSYEQPKSPYPLSDNGECRGNGFSSSGESPQVAFKAGKRPAGAGSAEEHGGKYGGQQMKGMVSPSYGARDTPLRPAEPFEKFSPPLANGERAAEPGPPFPLRLPPKALAFGGAALEEQPKSVDPLLLELVNTKVVERGPPVQWSDIAGQVSVKAAIEEELLWPILRPGSYSGASHPLRTLLLFGPRGTGKTLLSRCISTQLGSTLLRLSGAALLSTWKAEAEKILQTVFFVANCRQPSVVLITEAESLLAARAGEDGGQASGLKSQLLSYLDNVATSSEHNVVVIGTTARPGSMDEASHRRFGTRLYVAPPDGEARRHILRQALAQQSCSLSERELAALAQRTESFSGTELLRLCQHAGVAARRALPGPPASYQELEKAFCKVRPAVSQKELDLFLEWDKMYGTRH